From the genome of Candidatus Poribacteria bacterium, one region includes:
- a CDS encoding TlpA disulfide reductase family protein, with amino-acid sequence MQKGCVCLTLLVIGFYFGAPVLPDQAFSEQGEDSVDVWDVFSNLHHNDRGKLETYWASVPEFQEALTIYLKAKIDAGVVDGETSLPPNLVWYEFVGSFPEALREDLYEHAQQVLESNPDNGAAAKLAAIVLAGTAWDIPQDGFWDVVEKAMVLLPNDVEVCYLAFEKTGFDYLHEKAVTALERLFERHQAHQTPTETSPFQRNVQENGKPALSQWVYRFCYDYEYVNARPNDFYQRLEGNHPLRERWTAVLGKIQRVFEEQVKLAPDEWIHTRMLAEIHEVLGNTEEVQAVFQKFQLVLKDRLKQNPDDRNAWYGLANLHKKLGNSELAHAYRVNADPPLAWVGKVLPDFSSTVDLDGKPISLSNYRGKVVLLDFWATWYTDRIPTLKDVYEKYHNRGFDIIGISLDVDETVLREFIKENPLPWRQIFDGERYEGPLVKQYGVRSIPRMFLVDRRGKVISVNVRDRSLDKLVAKQLAVETD; translated from the coding sequence ATGCAGAAGGGATGTGTATGTTTAACCCTTTTGGTTATTGGGTTTTATTTTGGAGCACCGGTCTTGCCGGATCAAGCATTTTCTGAGCAGGGAGAGGATTCCGTAGATGTCTGGGATGTGTTCTCGAATCTGCACCACAACGACAGGGGCAAGTTGGAAACTTATTGGGCAAGCGTGCCTGAGTTTCAGGAAGCATTAACTATCTACCTCAAGGCAAAAATTGATGCAGGCGTTGTTGATGGAGAAACATCACTCCCACCGAATCTCGTTTGGTACGAGTTCGTCGGGAGTTTTCCTGAGGCGTTGCGTGAGGACTTGTATGAGCATGCCCAACAGGTCTTGGAAAGCAACCCCGACAATGGAGCAGCTGCAAAGTTGGCGGCTATAGTCCTTGCGGGAACCGCGTGGGACATACCACAAGATGGTTTCTGGGATGTTGTTGAGAAAGCAATGGTACTGCTGCCAAACGACGTTGAAGTCTGCTATTTGGCTTTTGAAAAGACTGGTTTTGATTATCTCCACGAAAAAGCCGTCACCGCACTCGAAAGACTCTTTGAGCGACATCAAGCACATCAAACCCCTACTGAGACATCTCCTTTTCAAAGGAACGTGCAGGAAAATGGAAAACCTGCTTTGTCACAATGGGTATACCGATTTTGTTATGATTACGAGTATGTAAACGCAAGGCCTAACGATTTTTATCAGCGGCTTGAAGGCAACCACCCGCTAAGGGAACGATGGACTGCCGTGCTCGGCAAGATTCAACGCGTTTTTGAAGAACAGGTAAAACTGGCACCTGACGAATGGATTCACACACGGATGTTGGCTGAAATTCATGAGGTCTTAGGGAATACTGAAGAAGTTCAAGCAGTTTTTCAGAAGTTCCAGTTGGTACTTAAAGATCGGTTAAAGCAGAATCCGGATGACCGAAATGCTTGGTACGGCTTAGCTAATCTCCACAAAAAGTTAGGCAACTCCGAACTCGCACACGCATATCGGGTGAACGCCGATCCTCCACTTGCATGGGTGGGTAAAGTCCTGCCCGATTTCTCATCTACTGTTGATTTGGATGGCAAACCGATTTCACTCTCCAACTACCGTGGTAAAGTTGTTTTGCTTGACTTCTGGGCAACGTGGTATACCGATAGGATACCGACTCTCAAAGACGTATACGAGAAGTATCATAACAGAGGCTTTGACATTATTGGAATAAGTCTTGATGTTGATGAGACGGTGTTGCGCGAATTTATTAAGGAAAATCCGTTGCCGTGGCGACAGATTTTTGACGGCGAGCGGTATGAGGGTCCCTTGGTAAAACAGTATGGTGTCCGTAGTATTCCGAGAATGTTTCTCGTCGATCGAAGAGGCAAGGTTATTTCAGTTAATGTAAGAGACCGCAGCCTCGACAAACTTGTTGCTAAGCAGTTAGCCGTCGAAACGGATTGA
- a CDS encoding TlpA disulfide reductase family protein yields MLHDFLSTVDLDGKPISLADYRGKVVLLDFWATWCPPCVAAIPNIKTVYEKYHNKGFDVIGISLDVDEVVLREFIEENPLPWRQIFDGKRLKGPLAQRYGIHSIPRMFLLDREGKVISVGVRSSTLDKLVAEHLEGEVD; encoded by the coding sequence CTTATCTACCGTTGATTTGGACGGTAAACCGATTTCACTTGCGGATTATCGCGGCAAAGTTGTTTTGCTTGATTTTTGGGCGACGTGGTGCCCGCCATGTGTTGCAGCAATACCAAATATCAAAACGGTGTACGAGAAGTATCATAACAAAGGATTTGATGTTATTGGAATAAGCCTTGACGTGGACGAGGTGGTATTGCGCGAATTTATCGAGGAGAATCCGTTACCGTGGCGACAGATTTTTGACGGTAAGCGGCTTAAAGGTCCCTTGGCACAACGGTATGGTATCCATAGTATTCCGAGAATGTTTCTGCTGGATCGAGAAGGCAAAGTGATCTCGGTTGGGGTCCGAAGTAGCACTTTGGATAAGCTTGTTGCTGAGCACTTGGAAGGTGAAGTGGACTAA